The Agromyces marinus genome window below encodes:
- a CDS encoding M23 family metallopeptidase, with product MSTPSSGAGTGSSAMSGLRIKLQRAMAELRTAESALQSARSTKAVAREVAERLDERAADSRRIAETAASVYLDAVEGDGAALNSLGAALGSGHDLLAGLAGMDRVQRLTGDSERLRTIAERRAADADAADERADAAWAAVDAIPIERFENDVVKAKGAVTAARASLNGAQTRLASEDLIAFENIPTDAGQLSDQGWAGPVFGSVTDGFGPRPDKPLPGVNEFHRGTDLAAQCGTGVFAATDGRVVAAGPNGSYGNWILIDHGDGVSTGYAHLRDGGVLVDVGQSVAAGELIGAIGSTGASTGCHLHFEVRLDGAATDAMPFMAARGVDLG from the coding sequence GTGAGCACCCCGAGCAGTGGCGCCGGCACCGGCTCGTCGGCGATGTCGGGCCTGCGCATCAAGCTCCAGCGTGCGATGGCCGAGCTCCGGACGGCCGAGTCGGCGCTGCAGTCCGCGCGGTCGACGAAGGCCGTCGCTCGCGAGGTCGCCGAGCGCCTCGACGAGCGCGCAGCCGACTCCCGCCGCATCGCGGAGACCGCGGCGAGCGTCTACCTCGATGCCGTCGAGGGCGACGGCGCGGCCTTGAATTCGCTCGGTGCCGCCCTCGGCTCGGGCCACGACCTGCTCGCGGGCCTCGCCGGCATGGACCGCGTCCAGAGGCTCACGGGCGACTCCGAACGGCTCCGCACGATCGCCGAACGCCGTGCCGCCGACGCCGACGCCGCCGATGAGCGCGCCGACGCCGCCTGGGCGGCCGTCGACGCGATCCCGATCGAACGGTTCGAGAACGATGTCGTGAAGGCCAAGGGCGCGGTGACCGCCGCCCGTGCCTCACTCAACGGCGCGCAGACGCGACTCGCGTCCGAAGACCTCATCGCGTTCGAGAACATCCCGACCGACGCCGGTCAGCTGAGCGATCAGGGCTGGGCTGGGCCGGTGTTCGGGTCGGTCACCGACGGATTCGGGCCGCGCCCGGACAAGCCGCTTCCGGGCGTGAACGAGTTCCACCGCGGAACCGACCTCGCGGCCCAGTGCGGCACCGGCGTCTTCGCGGCCACCGACGGCAGGGTCGTGGCGGCCGGACCGAACGGCTCGTACGGCAACTGGATCCTCATCGACCACGGCGACGGCGTCTCGACCGGGTACGCGCACCTGCGCGACGGCGGCGTCCTCGTCGACGTCGGCCAGTCGGTCGCCGCGGGCGAACTCATCGGGGCCATCGGCAGCACGGGCGCGTCGACCGGCTGCCACCTGCACTTCGAGGTCCGCCTCGATGGTGCCGCGACCGACGCGATGCCGTTCATGGCGGCGCGCGGCGTCGACCTCGGGTAG
- the hutU gene encoding urocanate hydratase: protein MTTAASTRADAVAGPRTVRAAHGTELSAKSWQTEAPLRMLMNNLDPEVAERPEDLIVYGGTGKAARNWEAFDAITRTLRELEPDETLLVQSGKPVGVFRTHEWAPRVLIANSNLVGDWATWPEFRRLEQLGLTMYGQMTAGSWIYIGTQGILQGTYETFGAVARSLAAKRGLSEADAARASLAGTLTLTAGCGGMGGAQPLAVTLNGGAVLIVDVDETRLARRVEHGYLDEVAPSLDTAVERVLAAKADGRALSVGVVGNAASVFPELLERGVAIDIVTDQTSAHDPLSYLPEGVSVAEWHALATSDPDEFTERSRRSMARHVEAMVGFQARGAEVFDYGNSIRREAELGGYEHAFDFPGFVPAYIRPLFAEGKGPFRWAALSGDPADIAATDRAILELFPDDAHLRRWIEQAGEKVHFEGLPARICWLGYQERHLAGLKFNEMVASGELSAPVVIGRDHLDSGSVASPYRETESMADGSDAIADWPLLNALLNTASGATWVSIHHGGGVGIGRSIHAGQVVVADGTDLAAEKIARVLVNDPGTGVMRHVDAGYDRAVEVARERGLNVPMMDA from the coding sequence ATGACCACCGCCGCATCCACCCGGGCCGACGCCGTCGCCGGCCCCCGCACCGTCCGCGCCGCGCACGGCACCGAGCTCTCCGCGAAGAGCTGGCAGACCGAGGCGCCGCTGCGCATGCTCATGAACAACCTCGACCCCGAGGTCGCCGAACGTCCGGAGGACCTCATCGTCTACGGCGGCACCGGCAAGGCCGCCCGCAACTGGGAGGCGTTCGACGCGATCACCCGCACCCTCCGCGAGCTCGAACCCGACGAGACCCTGCTCGTGCAGTCCGGCAAGCCGGTCGGCGTGTTCCGCACGCACGAGTGGGCGCCGCGCGTGCTCATCGCGAACTCGAACCTCGTCGGCGACTGGGCCACGTGGCCGGAGTTCCGTCGCCTCGAGCAGCTGGGGCTGACGATGTACGGCCAGATGACCGCCGGGTCGTGGATCTACATCGGCACGCAGGGCATCCTGCAGGGCACGTACGAGACCTTCGGCGCAGTCGCCCGGTCGCTCGCGGCCAAGCGTGGCCTGAGCGAAGCGGATGCCGCGCGCGCGAGCCTCGCCGGAACCCTCACGCTCACCGCGGGCTGCGGCGGCATGGGCGGCGCACAGCCCCTCGCCGTGACGCTGAACGGCGGCGCCGTGCTCATCGTCGATGTCGACGAGACGCGCCTCGCCCGCCGCGTCGAGCACGGCTACCTCGACGAGGTCGCGCCCTCGCTCGACACCGCGGTCGAGCGCGTGCTCGCCGCGAAGGCCGACGGCCGCGCGCTGAGCGTCGGCGTCGTCGGCAACGCGGCATCCGTCTTCCCCGAGCTGCTCGAGCGCGGCGTCGCGATCGACATCGTGACCGACCAGACGAGCGCCCACGACCCGCTGTCGTACCTTCCGGAGGGGGTGTCGGTCGCCGAGTGGCACGCCCTCGCGACATCCGACCCCGACGAGTTCACGGAGCGGTCACGGAGGTCGATGGCCAGGCACGTCGAGGCCATGGTCGGCTTCCAGGCGCGTGGCGCCGAGGTGTTCGACTACGGCAACTCGATCCGCCGCGAGGCCGAGCTCGGCGGCTACGAGCACGCGTTCGACTTCCCCGGCTTCGTGCCCGCCTACATCCGGCCGCTCTTCGCCGAGGGCAAGGGGCCGTTCCGCTGGGCGGCGCTCTCGGGCGACCCGGCCGACATCGCCGCGACCGACCGCGCGATCCTCGAGCTCTTCCCCGACGACGCGCACCTGCGCCGCTGGATCGAGCAGGCCGGCGAGAAGGTGCACTTCGAGGGGCTGCCCGCGCGCATCTGCTGGCTCGGCTATCAGGAGCGCCACCTCGCGGGCCTGAAGTTCAACGAGATGGTCGCCTCCGGCGAGCTCTCCGCGCCCGTCGTCATCGGCCGCGACCACCTCGACTCGGGCTCGGTCGCCTCGCCCTACCGCGAGACCGAGTCGATGGCCGACGGTTCCGACGCGATCGCCGACTGGCCGCTGCTGAACGCGCTGCTGAACACCGCGTCGGGCGCGACCTGGGTGTCGATCCACCACGGCGGCGGCGTCGGCATCGGCCGTTCCATCCACGCCGGCCAGGTCGTGGTCGCCGACGGCACCGACCTCGCGGCCGAGAAGATCGCGCGGGTGCTCGTCAACGACCCCGGCACGGGTGTGATGCGCCAC